Genomic window (Streptomyces sp. LX-29):
CAAGTCCACCACCGGGCGGCTGCTGACCCGGCTGCTGGAACCCACGGCGGGCCGGATCGCCTACCGAGGCGAGGACATCACCCATGCGCGTCGCCGCGCCCTGGCCCCGGTCCGCTCCCAGATCCAGATGATCTTCCAGGATCCGTACTCCTCGCTGAACCCCCGGCAGACGGTGGGCGCGATCATCTCCGGCCCGATGGAGATCAACGACATCCGCCCACCGGGCGGCCGCGAGGCACGCGTACGCGAGCTGCTGGAGGTGGTCGGCCTCAGCCCGGAGCACTACAACCGCTTCCCCCACGAGTTCTCCGGCGGCCAGCGCCAGCGCATCGGCATCGCGCGCGCCCTGGCCCTGGAACCGAGGCTCATCGTCGCGGACGAACCCGTCTCGGCGCTGGACGTCTCCATCCAGGCCCAGGTCGTCAACCTGCTCCAGCAGCTCCAGCGCGAGCTGGGCATCGCCTTCCTCTTCATCGCCCACGACCTGGCCGTGGTACGACACTTCTCCCAGCGGGTGGCGGTGATGTACCTGGGCAAGATCGTGGAGGTCGGCGACCGGGACGCGATCTACGGACGGCCCAGGCACCCCTACACGCACGCCCTGCTGTCGGCGGTCCCGGAGGCGGACGCCCTGATCGACGCGGACGAGGACGGCGAGGTGGCGTCCTCACCCCCCACCCGCCGCGACCGCATCCGCCTGCAGGGCGACGTCCCCTCCCCCGTCACCCCGCCGTCGGGCTGCCGCTTCCGGACACGCTGCTGGAAGGCACAGGAGAAGTGCGCCCAGGAAGAACCGCCGCTGGCCCGCGCGGAGGGAAGCGCGGAGGGTCACCTGACGGCTTGCCACTTTCCAGAGGCGCCTACGCTCGCGGGGCGGGGCGAGGATGTGGTACTGGATCCGGCGCTGCGGGCCACCGAGTCGAGGGATGGCAAGCCGGGCTGAGCAGGCTGTTGTCAGTCTGTCCACGACAAATCAGTAGTCGTTCGGATTCACACCTTCAGGGGAGCGATAGCCCGGGGATACAACGGCGAAGTAGATGAGGTCTTCCTGGGAAGCATTCGGAGATTGTTTGGGCTTGGTGCTCCTGATCAAGAGTTCGGCGTGCACTGAAAAATCATCCTTCTCATGGATGGCTTTGATCTGCAACTGGCGCGCCTTGGAATTTGCGTGACCATACTTCGTAAGTCGCCATCCCTTCTTCGGCAGCTCGTCACGCAAGCGCTCGAACCCGCGAGTCAACTCTTCCGGGGAGAGCTCCGAGACAGACCAGGAGTGCCGAACACTGTACTCCCCGTCCTCCTGGTCATAGGTCACCGCTCTAGGACCACCCGGCGAGACTTCTCCACGAAGTCTGGTGGTATCGAGTAGGTCACTGGACAACTGGCTGGCCAATTTTTCCGCCGCCTTAGGGTGAACTTCCTTCAAAGCCTCACCAGAATGCCCCATAGAACTACACCCCGCGATGTTCAGGAGGACTGCAGTAGCGGCGAGAGCCAAGCCACGCCGACGCGTTTTCCGAATCCGAGCAACACTAGTCATCGACAAGCTCCACTTCATCATAGAGCCCCGCAACGACTCTTGCCTGATTCAGGATACTGAGACTCGGCTCACCCTTCTCCCGGTCATACTTCCAGTATCCGCTATGCCCCTCCGTATCAGTAGCCATCTGGTTGGCGCCGAAGCTGTCGTCGCTCGGAATGGCCTTACCGAAAGGGCCCAGCCATCCCTGGAACCAACGACCCGCTTCCGGTACCGCATCACCGTCGGCATCCTCATTCCACACATGCCCCTTGGGCACGTCCAACCTCTCAGCCTTCTGCACCTCAACGGTCGGACTCCCCGCGAAGACTATGTCGTCCGCGCCCAGGTGCCCCTGACGAGCAGCGGAACCGATGAGCGTGCACCCGTAAGAGTGCCCAATCGCGGTGATACGGCTATCCGCTCCTGAAGTGTTGGCCGCATTGAGACCATCGATGAATTTGTTGAATGCGGGCGCCCCGTCGTCTGCATATTTGTAGCTGAGAGCATCCGATTGAACAGTCTGCGGCGCATCGTAGCCGACCCAGGTGACGGTCGAGACGCTCTTTCCCTTCGCTACCTGACCAACCGTCTCATGCATATCGACCATGCGGTTAATGTCCCCCTCGAGATTACCGAGCCCCGATTTGGTGCCAGGGACATATACAGCGGTATGGTCGGCGGTGTCGGGATTTCCATTGGCGATGATGGCACGCCCTCCGCCTTCCGTACTGAAACCCAGCAGATACGCCTCGGGCAGACCGTCCTTGCCTCCTGTTCTATCGAAGCGGCTCTGGATGTCATCCATGCCCTTGATCTGCTCCTCAAATTTCTTACGCTTGGCGTCCCATTCATCCCACTCGTGGCTCGTGATGGTCACGGCCTCCTTATGTTGAATGGTCTTGGGTCGACCGTCTTTCGGCTGGCTCGCGCTGTGGTGAGCCAGAGCTATTTCAATCTCGGCACGTTTCTCTGCCAGCACGGTGCGGTTTGCCTCATTGCGGACCTCTGCGGGAAGGCCGTCGAGGCCACCAATACTGTCGGGCTGCAGAGTGATCAGGGCATCCTGCTGGTCCGGGGACAGGCCCTTCCACCACTTGGCGTTATCTGCCGGACTGCCTTTCTTGGGCAGGTCCTTGATGTCGTCCAAGTAGTCCTTCGCTGCCTTGCGGACCCCCTCCGTGTCCCCCTTCGCATCGATCCAGTCCTCATCGGACACCGTCAGATCGTCATCCGCCCTCAGCTGCCGCAACTTCGGCGCCCACAGGTCGTCCGCCTCCGTGGCCTCCTGGATGGCCTGGGCGATGCGGTTGGCGATCTCTGCCGCCTTGGCGTAGTTCGGGTTGGGGTTGAAGTTGGCCGCCTGGTCCTGGAGCGACTTCGCCGGGTCGGGTGACTCGTCGATCGCGGCCAAGCCCGTCTTGGGCCGCTTCGCGATACCGGCGACCTTGCCACCCGCCGGAACCTTGCCGTCCGTCTCCTTCTCGCCTGCCGCCGGATAGCTCACCGAGCCGTCGGAGTTGACCGTGAACTTCTCGGCTTCCGCATCCCCGACCGCCCTGTCCAGCTTGCGCTTCGCCTCCCGCAGCTCCGCGGCCAGCGCGTTGAGACCCGTGCTCACCAGGCCGCACTCGACCTGGACGTAGTGGAAGTTCTTCGAGAGCTCGGACAGCTGTCCCAGAGCCGCCGTCAGAGCCTGCCCGTCGAGATCCTCCCGCATCTTGGCGGTGATCTGCCGCTCCAGAGCCTCCTTGGCGTGCTGCGCCATGTTGCTCGTCGACTGGTAACCGTCGGCCGCGCCCTCGAACTCAGCCGGATTAAGCCGCTTCAGCGTCGTGTAGTCCATGACTTCAGATCACCCCTTGCCCTTGCCGCCCAGAGCCGGGGTGTCCGCGTAGCTGGTGACGAGCATGTTGAACCCGGTGGCAACATCCGTCTCGTACTCGGCGAAGTTGTTCGCCGCGTACTGGAGTTGCGACTGAAGCCCGGTGCACCTACCGGCCACGCTGGTCAGGTACGTCTTCCACGAGTCGTACACGTCCCGCTGAGCCACCGCGCTCTTCACCCCGCCGGCTCCACTGGTGTCCCCCGCGCCTACGCCCTTCTGCCCCTCCGTCAGCTTCGTCTTGGCGGTGCTGACGTTCTGTTCGAGCTTGCCGACGCTGCTCGCGGCCGTCGTCCAGGCCGTCTTGCTGGTCTTGAGCCTGTCCGAGCCGCCCCCACCGGTCTTCCCCTTCGCGCTCGCCAGGTTCATCCCGAAGCTCGCAAGGACCCCGCCCGCCATGTCACTCGTGCCCTTCTGCGTTCTGTGACGACACAACGACGCAGAGCATATGGCGGTTCTCGATCAAGGACCTGAGTACGGGTACTCAGATCGGCAATTCGTGCTCGACGCCTCGTGACTACGCCGGTCCGGGGCTCCGCGGCGCCGTCTTCGGGGTCTCCTCGGCGAAGTGACACGCCGACGGGTGTGCGGCGGGGACGTCCAGGCCGCGGAAGACCGGGGGGACCGCAAGCAGCGGTACCTCCAGTTCGCAGCGCAGTCGCGCCTTCCAGCAGCGGGTGCGGAAGCGGCAGCCGGAGGGTGGGGCGGCCGGGGAGGGGATTTCGCCGTGGAGGAGGATGCGCTCGCGGCGGTGGCGGGCGTCCGGGTCGGGGACGGGGACAGCGGAGAGCAGGGCCTGGGTGTACGGATGGGTGGGGTGCTCGTAGATCTCGGTGTCGGTGCCGGTCTCGGCGAACCGGCCCAGGTACATCACCGCGACCCGGTCGGAGATGTGCCGCACTACCGACAGGTCGTGGGCGATGAAGACGTAAGCGAGGTCGAACTCGTCCTGGAGGCGCTCCATCAGGTTGACGACCTGGGCCTGTACGGAGACGTCGAGGGCGGAGACCGGCTCGTCGGCCACGATGACCTCGGGGCGCAGCGCCAGCCCGCGGGCGATGCCGACGCGCTGCCGCTGGCCGCCGGAGAACTGGTGGGGATAGCGGTTGACGTACTCGGGGTTGAGGCCGACCACGTCGAGCAGCTCCTGGACACGGCGGCGGCGGTCCCCCTTGGGCGCCGCCTCCGGGTGGATCTCGAAGGGCTCGCCGATGATGTCGCCGACCGTCATCCGGGGGTTGAGCGAGGTGTACGGGTCCTGGAAGACCATCTGGATGTTGCGGCGGACCGCCTTGAGGGCCCGGCCTGACAGCTTGGTGATGTCCTCGCCCTTGAAGAGGACCTCGCCCGCGGTGGGTCGTTCCAGCGACACCAAGAGCTTGGCGACGGTGGACTTGCCGCAGCCGGACTCGCCGACGATGCCCAGCGTCTCGCCGCGGTGGAGCTCGAAGGAGACGCCGTCCACGGCCCTGACCGCGCCCACCGGCTTCTTGACCACGACGCCCCGGGTGAGGGGGTAGTGCTTGACCAGGTCGCGCACGACGAGGATGGGGTCATCGCCGCTCACCGAGGGTCTCCTTCCAGAAGTGGCAGGCGCTGGTCCGGCCGGGGGCGACGTCGGCGAGCGGCGGCGGGTCGGTGCGGCAGACGTCCCGCGCGCGGGGGCAGCGCGGGTGGAAGGGGCAGCCCGACGGGAGGCGCCCCGGGCCGGGCGGCAGGCCCTTGATGGCGTACAGCTCGCCGCCCCCGCGGTCCAGGCGGGGGACGGAGTCCAGCAGGCCGCGGGTGTACGGGTGGGCGGGTGCCGCGTAGAGCTCGGCCACGGGCGCGGTCTCCACGATCCGCCCCGCGTACATCACCGCGATGGTGTCGGCGACGTCCGCCACCACCCCCAGGTCGTGGGTGATCAGGATGAGCCCCATGGCGCGTTCTCGGCGCAGCTCCGCGAGCAACTCCATCACCTGGGCCTGGACGGTGACGTCCAGCGCGGTCGTGGGCTCGTCCGCGATGATCAGGTCCGGCTCCAGCGCCAGCGCCATCGCGATCATGATGCGCTGCCGCATGCCACCCGAGAACTGGTGCGGATAGTCCCCCGCCCGGTCCCGGGCCGCCGGGATGCCCACCCGTTCCATCAGCTCCACCGCCCTGGCCCGGGCGTCCCGGCGGGACATGCCCCGGTGCACCCGGTACATCTCGCCGAGCTGGGTGCCCACCGGCACCACGGGGTTGAGCGCGGAGAGCGCGTCCTGGAAGACCATCGCCATCTGGGCGCCGCGCACCCTCCGCCGCTCCTCGCGGCCGGCGGTGAGCAGGTCGCGCCCCCGGAAGAGGACCCGACCGCCGGTCACCCGGGCCGGTGGGGAGTCGAGGATGCCCATCACGGCCTGGGCGGTCACCGACTTCCCGGATCCGGACTCGCCGAGCACGGCGAGTGTGCGCCCCGCGTCGACGGCGCAGCTGACGCCGTCGACGGCCCGCACCACGCCCTCTCTCGTGCGGAACTCGACCCGCAGGTCCCGCACCTCCAGCAGCCTGGTCATCGCGCGAACTCCTCAGCGCAGCTTGGGGTCGAGGGCGTCGCGCACCGCGTCGCCGAGCATGATGAACGCCAGCACCGTCAGGCTCAGCGCGGCGGCCGGCCAGAGCAGCATGTGCGGGGCGTTGCGGATGTGGCTGGAGGCGGCGGAGATGTCGATGCCCCAGGAGACGGTGGGCGGCTTGAGCCCCACGCCGAGGAAGGACAGCGTCGCCTCCAGCGCGATGTAGGTGCCCAGCGCGATGGTCGCCACCACGATGACCGGGGCGACGGCGTTGGGGGCGATGTGGCGCAGCAGCAGCCGGCCGTCGCCCGCCCCGAGCGCCCGCGCGGCCTGCACATAGTCCGTCTCCCGGACGGTGACCACCGAGCCGCGCGCGATGCGGGCCAGCTGCGGCCAGCCCAGCAGCACGATGAAGCCGACCACCGGCCAGATCGATCCCCCGGTCACCACGGAGAGGAACACCAGCCCGCCCAGCACGATCGGGATGCCGAAGAAGACGTCCGCCACCCGGGACAGCAGCGCGTCCCCCCAGCCGCCGTAGAAGCCGGCCAGCCCGCCGAGCAGGCCGCCCAGCAGCAGGACGCCGGCGGTGGCGCAGACGCCGACGGTCATGGAGGCACGCGCTCCGTACACGGTGCGGGTGTAGACGTCGCAGCCCTGCGCGTCGAAGCCGAAGGGGTGGCCGGGCGAGGCGCCCTCCTGGGCCCGGGCCAGCTCGCAGTGGAGCGGATCGCCGGTGGCGACGGACTGCGGCCAGACGGCGATGACCAGGAGGAAGAGGATCAGCAGGGCGGAGATTACGAAGACCGGGTTGCGGATCAGGTCGTGCCAGGCGTCCGACCACAGCCCCCGGGGCCGCTCCGACGGGTCGCCGCGCCGCCGCTTCCCGGGCCCGCGCTCCAGCGTCTCGGCCTCGCCGGTGGCCAGGTCCAGCGCGCCGCCGCCGGTGGGTGCGATGGCCTCGCGACCGTCGTACGGGGGCTGCTCAGGCATAGCGGATCCTCGGGTCGAGCACGGCGTACAGGAGGTCGACGAGCAGGTTCGCCAGCAGGAAGATCAGCACCAGGATGGTCACGAAGCCGACCACGGTGGGCGAGTTCTGCCGCAGGATGCCCTGGTAGAGCTGGTAGCCCACGCCGTGGATGTTGAAGATCCGCTCGGTGACGATGGCGCCGCCCATCAGCGCGCCGATGTCGGCTCCGATGAAGGTCACCACCGGGATCAGCGAGGTCCGCAGCAGATGGCGGGTGATGATCCGGCGCCGCGGCAGCCCCTTGGCCACGGCGGTGCGCACATGGTCGGCGCGGGCGTTCTCGACGATCGAGGTGCGGGTGAGCCGGGTGGTGTACGCCAGCGAGGTCAGCGCCAGCACCAGCCCGGGCAGCAGCAGTTCGCCCAGCGGCGCTCCGGGCGGCACCGTGGGGCTCACCCAGCCCCACTCCACGCCGAACAGCAGCTGGAGCACATAGCCGCTGACGAAGGTGGGCACGGAGACCACGACCAGCGTCAGCAGCAGCACCGAGCTGTCCAGCGCGCGTCCGCGGCGCAGTCCGGTGAGGACGCCGAGGCTGATGCCGACGAGCAGTTCGATGAAGACGGCGACCAGCGTGAGCCGCAGGGTGACGGGGAAGGAGAGGGCCATCAGCGCGGTGACCTCGTCGCCGTTGAAGGCGGTGCCGAAGTCGCCCCGGAAGATCTGCCCCATGTACAGCAGGTACTGCTTCCACAGCGGCTCGTCGAGGTGGAGTTCGGCGCGGATCCGGGCGGCGGTGGCGGGGTCGGGGGCCCGGTCGCCGAAGAGGGCGGCGACCGGGTCGCCCAGCGCGTAGACCATGAAGAAGATGAGGAAGGTGCTGCCGAGGAACACCGGAATCATCTGGAGCAGTCGCCGGAGCACATGGCGGCGCATCGCTCAGCCGACCCTGATCTGGTGGTAGACGGGGACGCTGAACTGGTTCAGGGCGACGTCGCGCAGTCGGCTGGAGTAGCCGGCGCTGCCGTTCTGGTACCAGAGCGGGATGGCCGCCATCTGGTCCCGCACCACCTCCTCGGCCCGCTGGAATTCGCGCACCGCGAGGACGGGGTCGGACTCGGCGTTGGCCCGGTCGATCAGCCGGTCGAACTCCCGGTCGCTCCAGTGGCCGTCGTTGGAGGAGGCGTCGGTGTAGTACAGCGGCTGGAGGAAGTTCTGGATCAGGGGGTAGTCCATCTGCCAGCCCGCGCGGAAGGGGCCCTTCATCGCCTTGGCGGCCATGCGGTTGCGGAAGTCGGCGAAGGTGCCGACGGGGTTGCCGACGCACGCCCGGTCCCGGCGCAGCGCGTTGTTGACGCTGTGGCAGACCGCGTCCACCCACTCCCGGTGCGAGCCGGTGTCCGCGTTGTAGGTGATCGTCATGCGCCCGCCGGGCAGCCCGCCGCCCTCCTCGATCAGCCGGCGTGCCCGCGCGGGGTCGTAGCGGCAGGCGGGCCCGCACAGCCCGGCCCGGTAGCCGCCGTCCGGGCCGAGGACCGGGGAGGTCCAGTCGGTGGCGGGGGTGCGGGTGCGGGCGAAGATCCGCCGGGTGATCTGCTCGCGGTCGATGGCCATCGAGATGCCGGTGCGCACCTTGACCGCGCCCGGCCCGGTCCAGTCCTTGTCGTAGAACGGGAAGGCGAGGGTCTGCAGGATGCCGGCGGGCTGGTTGACGTACCGGCCGTCCAGGTCGCTTCTGACGTTCTTCAGCTGGGCGGCGGGGACGTCGTCGACCAGGTCGAGGTTGCCGGCCTGGAGGTCGGTGTAGGCGGTGTTGCCGTCGGTGTAGACGCGCAGGTCCACGCCGTTGTTGCGGGCCTTGTCGGGGCCGGGGTAACCGCGCCAGGTGCGCAGCCGCATCGCCCAGCCGCGGTCGTACGAGGCCACCTGGTAGGGCCCGTTGCCGATGGGCTTGTCCAGCCACGCCCGGTGGTCGTCGAAGAACGCGCGCGGCAGCGGCGCGTAGGCGTTGTAGCCGAGCGTCTCCGGCCAGGTGGAGAACCTCTGCCGCAGGGTGACGGTGAAGGTCCGGTCGTCCTCGACCGACAGCCCCGACAGGGTGCGGGCGGTGGGGGCGCCGTGGTCCGGGTGGACCTTCTCGTAGCCCTGGATGTACTCGAAGAAGTAGGCGTTGCGCTGCCTGTTGTCGAGCAGCGCGGCGTAGTTCCAGGCGTCCACGAACGAGCGGGCGGTGACCGGCTCGCCGTTGCTGAAGGTCCAGCCCCGCTTGAGGGTGACGGTGTAGTGCCGCTGGTCGTCGGTGTCGATCCGCTCGGCGAGCATGTTCCGCGCCTCGCCGGTCTTCGGGTCGTAGCTCTTGAGCCCGCGGAAGATCATGTCGAGGACCTTGCCGCCCTGGACCTCGTTGGTGTTGGCCGGCTCCAGCGGGTTGGGCGGGTCGCCCCAGGAGGAGCGCACCACGCCGGGGGCGATGCCGTCGGCCTCGACCCCGCCGCCGCAGCCCGCGGCGGCCGGCGCGGCCAGCACGGTCAGCGCGACGCAGGCGGCCCGGGGGACACGGGCGGGTCCGCGCATGGGGTGCCTCCTCGAAGCCGGGATTCCTCCCGACTTAACCCCACATGACCCTTCCGACACGGCGTGTGACGCACCTTACGGGCCGGCCGGCCCGAGGACACGCCACCGACCGGGTGAAAGGCATCCGCGCCGGGTATGGAGCAGATAGTTCTCCGAAGTACGCAGTACCCCACAGACGCACCTCACCATGAGCGAACGGGGATACTCCGCGGTGATCGAGGACCTACCCACCATCGGGGTCGAGGAGGAGTTCCTCCTGACGGACCACGCCACACGGGCGCCGGTCCCCTGCGCCCCGGTGGTCATCAAGCGCGCTCGGGAGAGCCTCGGCGACCAGGTCGGCGACGAGTTCGTGCCCAGCATGCTGGAGACCCGCACCCGACCCGTCGCCACCCTGGGCGACCTGCGTCGGGAACTGCTGCGGCTGCGCGCGGGCGTGGCCGCGGCCGCCGCCGAGGTCGGCTGCCGGGCGGTGGCCTCCGGCACCCCGGTGGTGCCGCCCAGGGGCCGCCCCGAGGTCACCGACAAGGACCGCTATCTGCGGATGGTCGCCGAGTACGGCCCGCTCGCCACCGGCGACCAGGGGCTCGCCGTCTGCGGCTGCCACGTCCACCTCGGCGTCGCCGACCGGGACCACGCGGTGCGGCTCGGCAACCATCTGCGCGGCTGGCTGCCCACCCTCCAGTCGCTGGCCGGGAACTCGCCCTTCTACGCCGGCCAGGACTCCGGGTACGCCAGCTGGCGGACGATGCGCTGGGCGCAGTGGCCCGGCAGCGGCCCGACCCCGCATCTGCCGGACGCCGCGGCCTACGACGCGCTGGTCGACTCCCTGGTCGACTCCGGGATGCTGCTGGACCGCACGATGGTCTACTGGTACGCCCGTCCCTCCGAGCGCTTCCCCACGGTCGAGCTGCGGGTCGCCGACGTGAGCGCCGCGCCGGAGACGGTGCTGCTGGTGGCCGCCCTGGCCCGGGCGCTGGCGGCCGTGCTGCTGGCCGAGGTCCGGCATGGCACGCCCGCCCCCGCCATCCCCGACGCGCTGCTGCTCGCCGCGCACTGGCGCGCGGCCCGTGACGGTCTGGGCGGCGCCGGGGTCGACCTCCACAGCGGCCGGCCGCGCCCCGCCGTCGAGCTCGTCGACGCGCTGGTCGAGCGTGCCGCCCCCGGTCTGGAGGCCGCCGGGGACCTGGCGCTGGTCCGCGAGGTGTGGGGCCGGCTGCGGGCCACCGGCGACGGCGCGACGCGACAGCGCGCGGCGTTCCACCGCCGGGGCCGGCTGAGCGATGTGGTGGACGAGTTCGCCCTACCGGCGTGATCCGAGCCCGCCGGGCGGGCGGGCTCCGGGGGTCTCCGGGCGGGGCTCAGAGGTGTGCGCGCAGGTGCTCCGCGACGGCGCGGGTCCACGCGGTGAGCTCGCCCCGGTGGCCCACCCGCCCCTCGCACAGGACGGCGACCTGGGCGTCGCTGAGCCGGTTGGGGCCGGGCATGTCCAGCATGCGCGCCATCGACTGGAGCACGGTCGCCAGCCGCTCGGCGTCCGTGTGGCTCAGCATGACCAGCGCGTGGGTGTGGCCGAGCGTGGTGGAACCGGGCATCGGGGCCTCCTCTGGTCGGACCGCCGGCCCCCGTTCTTCACCGTACGACCGCCCCGGCCGCCGTCGCCACCGGCCACGGAACGCCGACGCGTACGACGGACGCCCGGGCCGATCGGTCGGTGACCGATCGGCCCGGGCGTCTCGCGGCGCGCGGCCCCTGAGCGGGCGCACCGCCCCTCAGCGGGGGCGGTCAGGCGTGGACGACGTCCTTCTCCTCTGCGAAGTGGCACGCCGAGGCGTGGGCGGCCAGCGAGTCGACGCCCTTGAAGCGCTCGGGGATCGCCAGCACCGGCACCTCCTTGGCGCACTTGTCCTCGGCCTTCCAGCAGCGGGTGCGGAAGCGGCACCCCGACGGCGGGTTGGCCGGGGAGGGCACGTCGCCGGTGAGGATGATCCGCTCGCGGCCCTCGCGGGAGCCGGGGTCCGGGACCGGGACCGCCGACAGCAGCGCCTGGGTGTAGGGGTGCGTCGGGTGGTCGTAGATCTCGGCGTCGGTGCCGATCTCCGCCATCTTGCCCAGGTACATCACGCCGACCCGGTCGGAGATGTGCCGGACGATGGACAGGTCGTGCGCGATGAAGATGTAGGACAGGTTGAACTCGTCCTGGAGCTTCTCCATCAGGTTGATGACCTGCGCCTGCACCGAGACGTCCAGCGCCGAGACCGGCTCGTCGCAGATGATGATCTCCGGGTTGAGCGCGAGGCCGCGGGCGATGCCGATGCGCTGGCGCTGACCGCCGGAGAACTGGTGCGGATAGCGGTTGATGTACTCCGGGTTGAGGCCGACGACCTCCAGGAGCTCCTGGACCTTGCGACGCCGGTCGCCCTTGGGAGCCACCTCCGAGTGGATCTCGAAGGGCTCGCCGATGATGTCGCCGACCGTCATCCGCGGGTTGAGCGAGGTGTACGGGTCCTGGAAGACCATCTGGATGTTGCGGCGCACGGCCTTCAGGGCCCGGCCGGACAGCTTGGTGATGTCCTGGCCCTTGTAGAAGACCTCGCCGGCGGTGGCCCGCTCCAGCGTCATCAGCAGCTTGGCGACGGTGGACTTGCCACAGCCGGACTCGCCGACGATGCCCAGCGTCTCGCCCTGGTAGAGGTCGAAGGAGACGCCGTCGACGGCCTTGACCGCGCCGACCTGCTTCTTGAACAGGATGCCCTGGGTCAGCGGGAAGTGCTTGACCAGGTTGCGGACCTGGAGGATCGGCTCCCCCCGCTCCACCGGCGCCTCGATCGCCGCGACCGCCTCGTCGACGGTCTCGGTCCGCGCCACCTCCACCTCGGAGACGGCGTCCTCGACGGACTCCTTGGCCACGGCCTCGTCGTTCTTCTTCGGCTCAGCCATGGATCGTCTCCTTCCAGAAGTGGCACCCGCTGCCGCGGCCCGGCAGCTCGGCGCCGTCCCGCTCGGTGACCTGGTGCAGTACCGGCACCTCTTCCCGGCAGATGTCCTGCGCCTGGGGGCAGCGCGGGTTGAAGGCGCAGCCCGACGGGATCCGCAGCAGGTTGGGCGGCAGGCCCTTGATCGCGAACAGCTCCTGGCCCTTCTGGTCCAGGCGCGGGATGGAGTCCAGCAGGCCCTTGGTGTACGGGTGCGCCGGGCGCTTGTAGAGCTCGTGCACCGGGGCGGTCTCCACGATCCGTCCGGCGTACATCACCGCGATCTTGTCGGCGACGTCCGCGACCACGCCCAGGTCGTGGGTGATCAGGATCAGGCCCATGTTGTACTCGCGCTGAAGCTCCGCGAGCAGGTCCATCACCTGGGCCTGGACGGTCACGTCCAGCGCGGTGGTCGGCTCGTCCGCGATGATCAGGTCCGGCTCCAGGGCCAGCGCCATCGCGATCATGATGCGCTGGCGCATACCGCCGGAGAACTGGTGCGGGTAGTCCCCCACCCGCTCCTTGGCGGCCGGGATGCGCACCCGGTCCATCAGCTCGATGGCCTTGGCCTTGGCCTCCTTCTTGGAGAGGCCCTGGTGGACCCGGAACATCTCGCCGAGCTGGTAGCCGACGGAGAGCACCGGGTTGAGCGAGGAGAGCGCGTCCTGGAAGATCATCGCGATCTTCTGGCCGCGCAGCTTGCGGCGCTCCTCGGCGGACATCTTGAGCATGTCCTGGCCGCGGAAGAGGATCTCGCCCTGCGGGATCTTCCCCGGCGGCATGTCCAGGATGCCCATGATGGCCTGCGCCGTCACCGACTTGCCGGAGCCGGACTCGCCGAGCACGGCGAGCGTCTCGCCCGAGTTGACGGAGTAGTTGACGCCGTTGACCGCCTTGGCGACCCCGTCACGGGTGTGGAACTCCACATGCAGGTCACGGACTTCGAGCAGCGGGGTGGCGTCGTCGTCCGCACCGCGCGGGGCGGGCACGGCGTCGGTCTTCTCGATCGTGGTCACGTACGCCTCCCTCAGCGCAGCTTGGGGTCGAGGGCGTCGCGCACCGCGTCGCCGAGCAGGATGAACGCCAGCACGGTCAGGCTCAGGAAGGTGGCGGGGACGAGCAGCACATGCGGGGCGTCGCGCAGGGTGTTCTGCGCGTCGGAGATGTCCACACCC
Coding sequences:
- a CDS encoding oligopeptide/dipeptide ABC transporter ATP-binding protein, with translation MSEELLVAERLTKHFPVLGGFPFRRRVGAVRAVDGIDLTVRAGESFGLVGESGCGKSTTGRLLTRLLEPTAGRIAYRGEDITHARRRALAPVRSQIQMIFQDPYSSLNPRQTVGAIISGPMEINDIRPPGGREARVRELLEVVGLSPEHYNRFPHEFSGGQRQRIGIARALALEPRLIVADEPVSALDVSIQAQVVNLLQQLQRELGIAFLFIAHDLAVVRHFSQRVAVMYLGKIVEVGDRDAIYGRPRHPYTHALLSAVPEADALIDADEDGEVASSPPTRRDRIRLQGDVPSPVTPPSGCRFRTRCWKAQEKCAQEEPPLARAEGSAEGHLTACHFPEAPTLAGRGEDVVLDPALRATESRDGKPG
- a CDS encoding alpha/beta hydrolase; the encoded protein is MDYTTLKRLNPAEFEGAADGYQSTSNMAQHAKEALERQITAKMREDLDGQALTAALGQLSELSKNFHYVQVECGLVSTGLNALAAELREAKRKLDRAVGDAEAEKFTVNSDGSVSYPAAGEKETDGKVPAGGKVAGIAKRPKTGLAAIDESPDPAKSLQDQAANFNPNPNYAKAAEIANRIAQAIQEATEADDLWAPKLRQLRADDDLTVSDEDWIDAKGDTEGVRKAAKDYLDDIKDLPKKGSPADNAKWWKGLSPDQQDALITLQPDSIGGLDGLPAEVRNEANRTVLAEKRAEIEIALAHHSASQPKDGRPKTIQHKEAVTITSHEWDEWDAKRKKFEEQIKGMDDIQSRFDRTGGKDGLPEAYLLGFSTEGGGRAIIANGNPDTADHTAVYVPGTKSGLGNLEGDINRMVDMHETVGQVAKGKSVSTVTWVGYDAPQTVQSDALSYKYADDGAPAFNKFIDGLNAANTSGADSRITAIGHSYGCTLIGSAARQGHLGADDIVFAGSPTVEVQKAERLDVPKGHVWNEDADGDAVPEAGRWFQGWLGPFGKAIPSDDSFGANQMATDTEGHSGYWKYDREKGEPSLSILNQARVVAGLYDEVELVDD
- a CDS encoding dipeptide ABC transporter ATP-binding protein, translated to MSGDDPILVVRDLVKHYPLTRGVVVKKPVGAVRAVDGVSFELHRGETLGIVGESGCGKSTVAKLLVSLERPTAGEVLFKGEDITKLSGRALKAVRRNIQMVFQDPYTSLNPRMTVGDIIGEPFEIHPEAAPKGDRRRRVQELLDVVGLNPEYVNRYPHQFSGGQRQRVGIARGLALRPEVIVADEPVSALDVSVQAQVVNLMERLQDEFDLAYVFIAHDLSVVRHISDRVAVMYLGRFAETGTDTEIYEHPTHPYTQALLSAVPVPDPDARHRRERILLHGEIPSPAAPPSGCRFRTRCWKARLRCELEVPLLAVPPVFRGLDVPAAHPSACHFAEETPKTAPRSPGPA
- a CDS encoding ABC transporter ATP-binding protein; the protein is MTRLLEVRDLRVEFRTREGVVRAVDGVSCAVDAGRTLAVLGESGSGKSVTAQAVMGILDSPPARVTGGRVLFRGRDLLTAGREERRRVRGAQMAMVFQDALSALNPVVPVGTQLGEMYRVHRGMSRRDARARAVELMERVGIPAARDRAGDYPHQFSGGMRQRIMIAMALALEPDLIIADEPTTALDVTVQAQVMELLAELRRERAMGLILITHDLGVVADVADTIAVMYAGRIVETAPVAELYAAPAHPYTRGLLDSVPRLDRGGGELYAIKGLPPGPGRLPSGCPFHPRCPRARDVCRTDPPPLADVAPGRTSACHFWKETLGERR
- a CDS encoding ABC transporter permease — its product is MPEQPPYDGREAIAPTGGGALDLATGEAETLERGPGKRRRGDPSERPRGLWSDAWHDLIRNPVFVISALLILFLLVIAVWPQSVATGDPLHCELARAQEGASPGHPFGFDAQGCDVYTRTVYGARASMTVGVCATAGVLLLGGLLGGLAGFYGGWGDALLSRVADVFFGIPIVLGGLVFLSVVTGGSIWPVVGFIVLLGWPQLARIARGSVVTVRETDYVQAARALGAGDGRLLLRHIAPNAVAPVIVVATIALGTYIALEATLSFLGVGLKPPTVSWGIDISAASSHIRNAPHMLLWPAAALSLTVLAFIMLGDAVRDALDPKLR